In one Achromobacter spanius genomic region, the following are encoded:
- a CDS encoding ABC transporter substrate-binding protein has translation MMDKKQGASRLNKGKRLLGAAMLMMLSAGAMADQKTLYVGMNGGDMERAFTQYVFPPFEKANNVKIVVVPGTSTDVLAKAQAYKDNPQMHVMFLDDGIMARAISMGLCQQLNDDPVLKELYPTAVMKDRMAAGIDIGMTGLGYNTKMFADKGWAPPTSWMDLADPKYKGKVVFQSASSSTFGLHGFLMFNRIQGGDDKNYEPGFKKWPDTIGPNVLEYIPNSAKLAEMIQSNEAAIFPLTPTAIARLKKREIPVEYAQPKEGSVILMVGECVIAKNSEPELSQKLALYLLSASAQAKALEMGGHFPSNKNVKAPADTVDTLKRFQGYMENAKILDWDEVNKARPAFNARWNRTVER, from the coding sequence ATGATGGATAAGAAACAGGGCGCATCGCGCCTGAACAAGGGGAAGCGGCTGTTGGGCGCGGCGATGTTGATGATGCTGTCGGCAGGCGCGATGGCGGATCAGAAGACGCTGTACGTCGGCATGAACGGCGGCGACATGGAACGCGCCTTCACGCAGTACGTGTTCCCCCCTTTTGAAAAAGCCAACAACGTGAAGATCGTCGTGGTGCCCGGCACCTCGACCGATGTGCTGGCCAAGGCGCAAGCCTACAAGGACAACCCGCAGATGCACGTCATGTTCCTGGACGACGGCATCATGGCGCGCGCCATTTCAATGGGCCTGTGCCAACAGCTTAACGACGACCCCGTCCTGAAAGAGCTCTACCCCACCGCCGTGATGAAGGACCGCATGGCGGCCGGCATCGACATCGGCATGACCGGCCTGGGCTACAACACCAAGATGTTCGCCGACAAGGGCTGGGCGCCGCCCACGTCCTGGATGGATCTGGCAGACCCCAAGTACAAGGGCAAGGTGGTGTTCCAGTCCGCCTCCAGCAGTACCTTTGGCCTGCATGGCTTCCTGATGTTCAACCGCATCCAGGGCGGCGACGACAAGAACTACGAACCCGGCTTCAAGAAATGGCCCGACACCATCGGCCCCAACGTGCTGGAATACATCCCCAACTCGGCCAAGCTTGCCGAGATGATCCAGTCCAACGAAGCCGCCATCTTCCCGCTGACACCCACCGCCATCGCGCGCCTGAAGAAGCGCGAGATTCCCGTGGAATACGCGCAGCCCAAGGAAGGCTCGGTGATCCTGATGGTGGGGGAATGCGTCATCGCCAAGAACAGCGAGCCCGAACTGTCGCAAAAGCTGGCGCTGTACCTGTTGTCCGCCAGCGCGCAAGCCAAGGCGCTGGAAATGGGCGGCCACTTCCCGTCGAACAAAAACGTGAAAGCACCGGCTGACACCGTCGACACGCTCAAGCGCTTTCAGGGCTACATGGAAAACGCCAAGATCCTGGATTGGGACGAAGTGAACAAGGCGCGCCCCGCCTTCAACGCCCGCTGGAACCGCACCGTCGAACGTTGA
- a CDS encoding 2-hydroxyacid dehydrogenase: protein MRLIINSGGPQAIDAWRAQFHTFAPDLDVVGWHEDVDPASVDYALVWAPDPGRLATFPNLKLIISAGAGVDHILADPQLPRHLRIARMVTPRTQTEMAEFVLTSALMLTRDIKRVVDNQARRHWELFDSLRVAADVRVGIMGLGHLGVAAAQLLSRVGFQVSGWSRGASKLEGLPSYAGQEQFGEFLGNTDLLVCLLPATEATKGILNTTTLSQLPRGASLINAGRGAHMVEKDVIAALDSGQLHQAVLDVFEAEPLPVESALWSHPGVIITPHCAAIPDRKERARHTSWLIAANERGEALPNIYDPGRGY, encoded by the coding sequence ATGCGGCTCATCATCAACTCCGGCGGTCCCCAGGCAATCGACGCCTGGCGTGCGCAGTTCCACACTTTCGCGCCCGACCTGGACGTGGTGGGCTGGCATGAAGACGTCGACCCCGCCAGCGTGGACTACGCGCTGGTCTGGGCGCCCGACCCCGGCCGCCTGGCTACCTTTCCCAACCTGAAACTGATCATCAGCGCCGGCGCCGGCGTCGACCACATCCTGGCCGACCCGCAACTGCCGCGCCACCTGCGCATCGCGCGCATGGTCACCCCTCGCACCCAGACCGAAATGGCCGAGTTCGTGCTGACGTCTGCGTTGATGCTGACGCGCGATATCAAGCGCGTTGTGGATAACCAGGCGCGCCGACATTGGGAGCTTTTCGATTCCCTGCGCGTGGCCGCCGATGTGCGCGTGGGCATCATGGGCCTGGGGCATCTGGGCGTGGCGGCGGCGCAATTGTTGTCGCGCGTGGGCTTTCAAGTCAGCGGCTGGTCACGCGGGGCCAGCAAGCTGGAAGGTTTGCCGTCCTATGCGGGGCAGGAGCAGTTTGGCGAGTTCCTGGGCAATACCGATTTGTTGGTCTGTTTGTTGCCGGCGACCGAGGCGACGAAGGGCATATTGAACACCACCACCTTGTCGCAATTGCCGCGCGGCGCCAGCCTGATCAATGCGGGGCGGGGGGCGCACATGGTGGAGAAAGATGTGATTGCCGCATTGGATAGCGGTCAGTTGCACCAGGCGGTGTTGGATGTGTTTGAAGCCGAGCCGTTGCCGGTGGAGTCGGCGTTGTGGTCGCATCCGGGGGTGATTATTACGCCGCATTGCGCGGCGATTCCCGACCGCAAGGAACGCGCCCGTCATACGTCGTGGTTGATTGCGGCCAATGAACGTGGGGAAGCGTTGCCGAATATTTATGATCCGGGGCGTGGGTATTGA
- a CDS encoding IS110 family transposase, with protein MQTSGCFIGVDVGKFELQVAGHEGRIVAGVLPNNRSSIVGWLKRLPAGSVIAMEATGGYQELLARTAHDQGFEVYVLNPTHVHHYAISLGNRGKTDRLDAEVIAQYIAQRRTKLHRYEPISPELQQAKSLQALRSTVVRVGTSLRLSAQRHGCASSHQKKALASLNLWAEQLERELIATIKADSEWAKTYGLLTSICGIGPINGAALTTLFNRVHFASSDAAVAFCGLDPRPNESGRKTGRRRLSKQGDKAARTLLYNAASSAARSIYFKDYYAMLRARGLASTAALVVIARKLLRIAYGVWRTGQSFDPGKLRPVMG; from the coding sequence ATGCAAACATCAGGCTGTTTTATTGGGGTCGATGTCGGTAAGTTTGAGCTGCAAGTTGCCGGTCATGAAGGAAGGATTGTGGCGGGCGTGCTGCCCAACAATCGTTCCAGTATCGTCGGTTGGCTCAAGCGTTTGCCCGCCGGCAGCGTGATCGCGATGGAGGCGACTGGGGGCTACCAGGAGTTGTTGGCCCGCACGGCGCACGACCAGGGATTTGAGGTTTACGTCCTGAACCCTACCCATGTGCATCATTACGCCATCTCGTTGGGCAACCGGGGCAAGACCGATCGTCTGGATGCCGAGGTTATTGCGCAGTACATCGCACAGCGGCGTACAAAACTACACCGTTATGAGCCAATATCGCCAGAGCTGCAACAGGCCAAGTCGCTCCAGGCGCTTCGGTCAACGGTGGTGCGCGTAGGCACGTCGTTGAGGCTGTCCGCGCAGCGCCATGGTTGCGCCAGCAGCCATCAGAAGAAGGCCCTGGCAAGCCTGAACTTGTGGGCCGAACAGCTTGAGCGGGAGTTGATCGCCACGATCAAGGCCGACAGTGAGTGGGCCAAGACCTACGGCCTGCTGACTAGCATCTGCGGCATCGGCCCGATCAATGGCGCGGCCCTGACGACCTTGTTCAACCGGGTCCACTTCGCCAGCAGCGATGCAGCGGTGGCCTTCTGTGGGCTGGACCCCAGGCCGAACGAGTCCGGTAGAAAAACGGGCCGGCGGCGCTTGAGCAAACAGGGAGACAAGGCAGCCAGGACCTTGCTCTACAACGCGGCCAGTTCGGCAGCGCGTTCGATTTACTTCAAGGATTACTACGCCATGCTCCGGGCACGCGGCCTGGCTTCGACGGCAGCCTTGGTGGTGATTGCGCGCAAACTCTTGCGCATCGCCTACGGGGTCTGGCGCACTGGTCAGTCCTTCGATCCTGGGAAATTGCGGCCGGTTATGGGTTGA
- a CDS encoding AraC family transcriptional regulator has product MKPETRTLYTERLDPVLRWLAAHPDADPDLHQLADLACLSPYHFHRVYRAMIGETVNATVQRLRMHRAAAALADSQASLRDVAQRAGYDSDAAFNRAFGALFGIPPGRYRAARSLPLASQEIAMYPIVIENFPGATLAVLPHQGSYQDIGPVFTRAFLLALGRGIANPESTGFGIYFDDPEQVPASQLRSLAGMVVQPDADLGDELERFDIPATRCAILTYTGPYNEMAKPYQWMFSEWLPASGLVPADIPMFEQYLNDPRTTPPAQLQTRICLPLK; this is encoded by the coding sequence ATGAAGCCCGAAACCCGAACCCTGTACACCGAACGCCTGGACCCTGTCCTGCGTTGGCTTGCCGCCCACCCTGACGCCGACCCCGATCTGCACCAGCTGGCCGACCTGGCTTGCCTGTCGCCGTATCACTTTCACCGGGTCTACCGCGCCATGATCGGCGAAACGGTCAACGCCACCGTCCAGCGCCTCCGCATGCATCGTGCCGCGGCGGCATTGGCGGATTCGCAGGCCTCGCTCAGGGATGTTGCACAACGCGCCGGCTACGACTCCGACGCTGCGTTCAACCGGGCCTTCGGTGCTTTATTCGGCATCCCGCCGGGCCGGTATCGCGCCGCGCGCTCCCTACCCCTAGCCTCCCAGGAGATTGCCATGTACCCCATCGTCATCGAAAACTTTCCCGGCGCCACCTTGGCCGTCCTGCCCCACCAAGGCAGCTACCAAGACATCGGACCCGTCTTCACCCGCGCCTTCCTGCTTGCCTTGGGCCGTGGCATTGCCAACCCCGAGTCCACCGGCTTCGGCATCTACTTTGACGATCCCGAACAAGTGCCAGCCAGCCAACTGCGTTCCCTGGCCGGCATGGTCGTCCAACCCGACGCCGACCTCGGCGACGAACTCGAACGCTTCGACATCCCCGCCACCCGCTGCGCCATCCTCACCTACACCGGCCCCTACAACGAAATGGCCAAGCCCTACCAATGGATGTTCTCGGAATGGCTGCCCGCCAGCGGCTTGGTTCCCGCCGACATCCCCATGTTCGAGCAATACCTCAACGACCCTCGCACCACCCCGCCCGCCCAGCTGCAAACCCGCATCTGCCTGCCGCTGAAATAG
- a CDS encoding LysR family transcriptional regulator, producing the protein MKNPDLNLLMHFDALMACRNVSRAAETLNISQPAMSAAMNRLRHLFGDPLLVREGGTWQPTPRAMELHQNFKPLLESWHRATRTRDAFDPAHSSRTLSLYATDYVQYTLLPKLIPRLAVDAPHFQLQIVPARPQHGLSMLDTNHVELIAGYFPDPAPDLRTRFLYQEPAVCIVREGHPCLRKRWNLDAYLRYGHLDLAAHTRYFSTAIDRILLGQNRSRKIVATLSSYLVCPFIVEGSDLIATMPASIARAMAGAARIVTQKVPLTLPPIAVSLYWHERYQDDPAHAWLRQYLAGVLG; encoded by the coding sequence GTGAAAAATCCGGACTTGAATCTGCTGATGCATTTCGACGCCTTGATGGCGTGCCGCAACGTGTCGCGCGCGGCCGAGACGCTGAACATCAGCCAGCCTGCGATGAGCGCGGCGATGAACCGGCTGCGTCATTTGTTTGGCGACCCCTTGTTGGTGCGCGAGGGCGGCACGTGGCAGCCGACGCCGCGCGCGATGGAGCTGCATCAGAACTTCAAGCCTTTGCTGGAAAGCTGGCATCGCGCAACGCGCACGCGCGATGCATTCGACCCGGCGCATTCGTCACGCACGCTGTCGCTGTATGCGACGGACTATGTTCAATACACCTTGCTGCCGAAGCTGATTCCGCGCCTGGCGGTGGATGCGCCGCATTTCCAGTTGCAGATCGTGCCGGCGCGGCCGCAGCATGGCTTGAGCATGCTGGACACGAATCATGTGGAGTTGATTGCGGGCTATTTCCCGGACCCGGCGCCGGATCTGCGCACGCGGTTCTTGTATCAAGAGCCTGCGGTGTGCATCGTGCGGGAAGGCCATCCGTGTTTGCGCAAGCGTTGGAATCTGGATGCGTACCTGCGCTATGGCCATCTGGATCTGGCGGCGCATACGCGCTATTTCAGTACGGCGATTGACCGCATCCTGTTGGGGCAGAATCGCAGCCGCAAGATCGTGGCGACGCTGTCCAGTTATCTGGTTTGCCCGTTCATTGTGGAAGGGTCGGATCTGATTGCGACGATGCCGGCAAGCATTGCACGGGCGATGGCGGGCGCGGCGCGCATCGTGACGCAGAAGGTGCCGCTGACCTTGCCGCCGATTGCGGTGTCGCTGTACTGGCACGAGCGCTATCAGGACGACCCCGCGCACGCCTGGCTCAGGCAGTACCTGGCGGGCGTGCTGGGGTAG
- a CDS encoding Bug family tripartite tricarboxylate transporter substrate binding protein, translating into MNQGLIRSCFRIAAGVALFAAAGTATAAWPDKVIRIVVPFAAGGSTDLIARKIAEGLGQRLSANVIVENRPGAGGTVGTEYVARQPADGYTMLMGSVSTHGSAPCIYSKLPYDAVKDFTPLTVVATIPNVMSVNQSVPANSLKEFVALLKKEPEKYSFASNGQGTSNHLAAELFKSTAGVSMVHVPYRGSGPALIDLVGGQVNMMMDVVMTSYPYIKDGKIKALAVTSPERSSLLPDVPTVAESGYPGYEAMVWFGMLAPANMPEPLRQQLTDGLVQTLHAPAMKTYLEQQGAQVSDVAGPAFGAMIKSEISKWCGVVKQAGIRLD; encoded by the coding sequence ATGAACCAAGGGCTGATACGCAGTTGCTTCCGCATTGCCGCCGGGGTCGCGTTGTTTGCCGCCGCCGGCACCGCCACCGCCGCGTGGCCGGACAAGGTGATCCGCATCGTCGTGCCGTTTGCCGCGGGTGGGTCCACCGACCTCATCGCTCGAAAGATCGCCGAGGGACTGGGCCAGCGCCTGTCCGCCAACGTCATCGTCGAAAACCGGCCCGGCGCCGGCGGCACCGTGGGCACCGAATACGTGGCCCGCCAACCGGCCGACGGCTACACCATGCTGATGGGTTCGGTCAGCACGCACGGTAGTGCCCCGTGCATCTATTCCAAGCTGCCCTACGACGCCGTCAAGGACTTCACGCCACTGACCGTGGTGGCCACCATTCCCAACGTGATGTCGGTGAACCAATCGGTGCCCGCCAACAGCTTGAAGGAGTTCGTGGCGCTGCTGAAAAAAGAACCCGAAAAATACTCCTTCGCCTCCAACGGCCAGGGCACGTCCAACCACCTGGCGGCCGAACTGTTCAAGTCCACCGCGGGCGTCTCCATGGTGCACGTGCCGTATCGCGGCTCAGGCCCCGCGCTCATCGATCTGGTGGGCGGCCAGGTCAACATGATGATGGACGTGGTGATGACGTCATACCCCTACATCAAGGACGGCAAGATCAAGGCGCTGGCCGTGACCTCGCCCGAACGCTCGTCGCTGTTGCCCGATGTGCCCACCGTCGCGGAATCCGGCTACCCCGGCTACGAGGCCATGGTGTGGTTCGGCATGCTGGCCCCCGCCAACATGCCCGAGCCGCTGCGCCAGCAGCTCACCGACGGCCTGGTGCAGACCCTGCACGCACCCGCCATGAAGACGTATCTGGAACAACAGGGCGCGCAGGTGTCCGACGTGGCGGGGCCCGCCTTCGGCGCAATGATCAAAAGCGAGATCAGCAAATGGTGCGGGGTGGTCAAGCAAGCCGGCATCCGCCTGGACTGA
- a CDS encoding hydantoinase/oxoprolinase family protein, with the protein MYRIGIDVGGTFTDFTMIDEDAGVVHFHKVPSTPHDPSEAIATGIGQMLADHDVAPSQVSHVGHGTTVATNLIIERKGARVGLITTRGFRDVLEIGRQTRPHLYDYSVGKPPVAVPREFRIEVSERVSASGDVLTPLDEAQVRDAARQFAQAGIEAVTICFLHAYRNAAHERRAAQIVAELMPDAYISMSSDVLPEFREYERLSTTVLNAAVGPKMARYLERFLQRVRDLDISHEPHTIHSNGGLMSIGTVRQYPVRTCLSGPAAGVVGAAAVGRAIGSLNLVTFDVGGTSTDVSLVCDGRPLFTSHRQVAGYPVKTPMVDIHVIGAGGGSIAWLDDAGALKVGPHSAGAVPGPVGYGRGGQEPTITDAEIALQRLNPVALLNGRMPVHAQAARDVIEQRVAQPLGLDMEAAAEGILRIAAANMSRAIRAVSTERGYDLSCFALYAYGGAGPLHAVEVAEECGIPIVIVPQEPGTMCARGILLSDISFDFVQSEISVASSDTWPAIAALFEGLRTQADDWLAAERVDPALRVCQGAIDARYEGQNFEVQVSLDGVDMGAGGYAEFARRFAEAHEREYGYTVDDRKVQIINCRMQAVGQVVKAPLAPRYVGGELEDASLGRRKAYFGAVHGWKETPVYDRDRVPTGACFTGPALLEEMSSTTVVGVGHAASVDEYGNLIIRLQGGLHD; encoded by the coding sequence ATGTATCGCATAGGGATAGACGTCGGCGGCACGTTCACCGACTTCACGATGATCGACGAGGACGCGGGTGTGGTGCACTTTCACAAAGTGCCCTCTACCCCGCACGACCCGTCCGAGGCCATTGCCACCGGCATCGGGCAGATGCTGGCGGACCACGACGTGGCGCCGTCGCAGGTGTCGCACGTGGGGCATGGCACCACGGTTGCCACCAACCTGATCATCGAACGCAAGGGCGCGCGCGTTGGCCTGATCACCACGCGCGGCTTTCGCGACGTGCTGGAGATTGGCCGGCAGACGCGGCCCCACCTGTACGATTACAGCGTCGGCAAGCCGCCCGTGGCCGTGCCGCGCGAGTTCCGCATTGAAGTGAGCGAGCGCGTGAGCGCGTCGGGAGACGTGCTCACGCCGCTGGATGAAGCCCAGGTGCGGGACGCCGCGCGGCAATTCGCGCAAGCCGGCATCGAAGCCGTCACCATCTGCTTTCTGCATGCCTACCGCAACGCCGCGCACGAACGCCGCGCCGCGCAGATCGTGGCCGAGCTCATGCCCGACGCCTACATCAGCATGTCGTCCGATGTGCTGCCCGAATTTCGTGAATACGAACGCCTGTCCACCACGGTGCTGAACGCGGCGGTGGGGCCGAAGATGGCGCGCTATCTGGAACGCTTCCTGCAACGGGTGCGCGACCTGGACATCAGCCACGAGCCGCACACCATCCATTCCAACGGCGGCCTGATGTCGATCGGCACCGTGCGCCAATACCCCGTGCGCACCTGCCTGTCGGGGCCGGCGGCTGGGGTGGTGGGCGCGGCGGCGGTGGGGCGCGCCATCGGCAGCCTGAACCTGGTCACCTTCGACGTGGGCGGCACCAGCACCGACGTGTCGCTGGTGTGCGACGGGCGTCCGCTGTTTACTTCCCATCGGCAAGTGGCGGGCTACCCCGTGAAGACGCCCATGGTCGACATCCATGTGATCGGCGCGGGCGGCGGCAGCATCGCCTGGCTGGACGACGCCGGCGCCTTGAAGGTGGGGCCGCACAGCGCGGGCGCGGTGCCGGGGCCGGTGGGCTATGGCCGTGGCGGGCAGGAACCCACCATTACCGATGCCGAAATCGCGTTGCAACGCTTGAATCCCGTCGCATTGCTGAACGGACGCATGCCGGTACACGCCCAAGCCGCGCGCGACGTGATCGAGCAGCGCGTGGCGCAGCCGCTGGGCCTGGACATGGAAGCGGCGGCCGAAGGCATCCTGCGCATTGCAGCGGCCAACATGAGCCGCGCCATCCGCGCGGTATCCACCGAACGCGGCTACGACCTGTCCTGCTTCGCGCTCTACGCCTATGGTGGCGCGGGGCCGCTGCACGCGGTGGAAGTGGCCGAGGAATGCGGCATCCCCATCGTCATCGTGCCGCAGGAGCCGGGCACCATGTGTGCGCGCGGCATCTTGCTCAGCGACATCTCGTTCGACTTCGTGCAAAGCGAAATCTCGGTGGCGTCGTCAGACACCTGGCCCGCCATCGCCGCCCTTTTCGAAGGCTTGCGCACGCAGGCCGACGACTGGCTTGCAGCAGAGCGTGTGGACCCGGCGCTGCGCGTGTGCCAAGGCGCCATCGACGCGCGTTACGAGGGCCAGAATTTTGAAGTGCAGGTCAGCCTGGACGGTGTCGACATGGGCGCGGGCGGCTACGCCGAATTCGCACGCCGCTTTGCCGAGGCGCACGAACGCGAATACGGCTACACGGTGGATGACCGCAAAGTGCAGATCATCAATTGCCGCATGCAGGCCGTGGGCCAGGTGGTGAAGGCGCCGCTTGCGCCGCGCTACGTCGGCGGCGAGCTTGAAGACGCCAGCCTGGGGCGGCGCAAGGCCTACTTCGGCGCGGTGCACGGCTGGAAGGAAACGCCCGTGTACGACCGCGACCGTGTGCCGACCGGCGCATGCTTCACCGGCCCTGCCCTGCTTGAGGAAATGAGCTCGACCACGGTGGTGGGCGTGGGCCATGCGGCCAGCGTGGACGAGTACGGCAACCTGATCATCCGTTTGCAAGGAGGCTTGCATGACTAA
- a CDS encoding hydantoinase B/oxoprolinase family protein, whose protein sequence is MTKPEDAKTDNANAAVTLADPIGMEVFCNRLLSITEDMNNTLVRASFSTNIKERKDCSVALFDAAGRLVAQGTQIPLHLGSLDGAMGAILRTYAVDDIREGDVFICNDPYLADGSHLPDINIVTPVFWDGVLRFFAANIAHHSDVGGAVPGSIAGGLKSIFEEGIRIPACRIARHGQNDEDMLRLICANTRDPEERVLDLRVQMATNRRGAAAVQGLIRQMGLDAVLRSVDDVIAYTRRRLLNRIAELQAGSYTFRSDLDDDGMGGDPVPIQVTLTVSHDKLHFDFAGSGKQARGAMNLPINALRACVYYAVKALLDPDLAPNAGLFDPITLSAPVGTITNPEHPAAVGARSITAQKVAGAIFGAFRGLLPPEKTMASSNDCCPAIVFSGRWRERAGHFVYLETLGGGAGARFDADGMDAVHVHMTNTSNLPVEALENEYPLLMDEYAMIQDSGGPGRTRGGMAIAKQIRAVGPGIVFSARSDSHTVGVAVGVDGGGDGRRARLVRNFGTPQEEELFSKTANIALAAGESVRIETPGGGGFGPPAERAQARIAQDLADGKISVDAARAAYGMRGVRATEGLGAATPR, encoded by the coding sequence ATGACTAAGCCCGAAGACGCCAAGACCGACAATGCCAACGCCGCGGTGACGCTGGCTGACCCCATCGGCATGGAGGTGTTCTGCAACCGCCTGCTGTCCATTACCGAGGACATGAACAACACGCTGGTGCGCGCCTCGTTCTCCACCAACATCAAGGAACGCAAGGACTGCTCCGTGGCCTTGTTCGACGCGGCCGGCAGGCTGGTGGCGCAAGGCACGCAGATACCGTTGCACCTGGGTTCGCTGGACGGGGCCATGGGCGCGATTTTGCGCACCTACGCCGTGGATGACATCCGCGAGGGCGACGTGTTCATCTGCAACGACCCCTATCTGGCCGATGGCAGCCACCTGCCCGACATCAACATCGTCACCCCCGTGTTCTGGGACGGCGTGCTGCGCTTCTTCGCCGCCAACATCGCACACCATTCAGACGTGGGTGGAGCGGTGCCCGGGTCCATCGCGGGCGGCTTGAAGTCGATATTCGAAGAAGGCATCCGCATCCCCGCCTGCCGCATCGCGCGCCACGGCCAGAACGACGAAGACATGCTGCGCCTGATCTGCGCCAACACCCGCGACCCGGAAGAGCGCGTGCTGGACCTGCGTGTGCAAATGGCCACCAACCGTCGTGGCGCGGCCGCCGTGCAAGGCCTGATCCGCCAGATGGGTCTGGACGCCGTGCTGCGTTCGGTGGACGACGTCATCGCCTACACGCGCCGCCGCCTGCTCAACCGCATCGCCGAACTGCAGGCCGGCAGCTATACCTTTCGCAGCGACCTGGACGACGACGGCATGGGCGGGGATCCCGTGCCCATCCAGGTGACGCTGACCGTCAGCCACGACAAGCTGCACTTTGATTTTGCAGGCTCCGGCAAGCAGGCGCGCGGCGCGATGAACCTGCCGATCAATGCCTTGCGCGCCTGCGTGTACTACGCCGTGAAGGCGCTGCTGGACCCGGACCTTGCGCCCAACGCCGGCTTGTTCGACCCCATCACGTTGTCGGCCCCGGTGGGCACCATCACCAACCCCGAACACCCGGCCGCCGTGGGCGCGCGGTCGATCACCGCGCAGAAAGTCGCGGGTGCGATCTTCGGCGCCTTCCGTGGCCTGCTGCCGCCGGAAAAGACCATGGCGTCCAGCAATGACTGCTGCCCCGCCATCGTGTTTTCAGGCCGCTGGCGCGAGCGCGCGGGCCACTTCGTGTACTTGGAAACCTTGGGCGGCGGCGCGGGTGCGCGCTTCGATGCGGACGGCATGGACGCCGTGCACGTGCACATGACCAACACCTCGAACCTGCCCGTGGAAGCGCTGGAAAACGAATACCCCTTGCTGATGGACGAGTACGCCATGATCCAGGACTCGGGCGGCCCCGGCCGCACGCGCGGTGGCATGGCGATTGCCAAGCAGATTCGTGCCGTAGGCCCAGGCATCGTGTTCTCGGCGCGTTCGGATAGCCATACGGTGGGCGTGGCGGTGGGCGTGGACGGCGGTGGCGACGGGCGGCGCGCTCGGTTGGTGCGCAACTTCGGCACGCCGCAAGAGGAAGAACTGTTTTCCAAGACCGCCAACATTGCGCTGGCGGCCGGCGAAAGCGTGCGTATCGAAACGCCCGGCGGTGGCGGCTTTGGTCCGCCCGCCGAACGCGCTCAGGCACGCATCGCGCAGGACCTGGCCGACGGCAAGATCAGCGTGGATGCGGCACGCGCGGCCTACGGCATGCGAGGCGTGCGCGCGACCGAAGGCTTGGGGGCTGCTACCCCACGTTGA
- a CDS encoding GntR family transcriptional regulator, producing the protein MTRSSERATGPGGARQARGKPESQVPDVDAGGPRYKSIFQTLSQDISAGRYPVMTLLPTEHELCDQFDASRHTIREAIRMLTVAGMVSRRPGVGTRVETARASTRFTQRISQFPDLLQYARNAALLVQDVRTIKLPKRLAEALGCPADKSWLHINSIKTLDDQGTAAASTLIYADPEHSDVRVDVKSRISLLRLIEDHFGDRITEVNQEFSATPINATIAKQLKVEPKTAGFVITRRYYGDGGLLLLATITTFPHDKMKYSMTLNVG; encoded by the coding sequence ATGACCCGATCCTCCGAGCGCGCAACCGGCCCCGGCGGAGCACGGCAAGCGCGTGGCAAGCCCGAATCGCAAGTGCCGGACGTAGACGCCGGCGGCCCCCGCTACAAGAGCATTTTTCAAACCTTGTCGCAGGACATCAGCGCCGGCCGCTATCCCGTGATGACCCTGCTGCCCACCGAACACGAACTTTGCGACCAGTTCGACGCCAGCCGCCACACCATCCGTGAAGCCATACGCATGCTGACCGTGGCGGGCATGGTGTCGCGCCGCCCCGGCGTGGGCACCCGCGTTGAAACGGCCCGCGCCAGCACGCGCTTCACGCAGCGCATCTCGCAATTTCCCGACTTGCTCCAATACGCGCGCAATGCCGCCCTGCTGGTGCAGGACGTGCGCACCATCAAGCTGCCCAAGCGGCTGGCCGAAGCCTTGGGCTGCCCCGCCGACAAGTCCTGGCTGCATATCAACTCCATCAAAACGCTGGACGACCAGGGCACCGCCGCCGCCAGCACGCTGATCTACGCGGACCCCGAGCATTCGGACGTGCGCGTGGACGTCAAATCGCGCATTTCGCTGCTGCGCCTGATCGAAGACCATTTCGGCGACCGCATCACCGAGGTCAACCAGGAGTTCTCGGCCACGCCCATCAACGCCACCATCGCCAAGCAGCTCAAGGTGGAACCCAAGACGGCGGGCTTCGTCATCACCCGCCGCTACTACGGCGATGGCGGCTTGCTGCTGCTGGCCACCATCACCACCTTCCCGCACGACAAGATGAAGTACTCCATGACGCTCAACGTGGGGTAG